Proteins encoded together in one Hymenobacter monticola window:
- a CDS encoding FG-GAP repeat domain-containing protein codes for MLCLETAYLSLPQHSFFFSQHETLFYFYRESFLQLRTALLLALGAAGPVAWGQSFAPKIDFPTGTAPNCVALGDVNGDGRLDMVTGSGTTAMASVLPGQAGGGFGPKADFTTTSVPHQLVLGDINGDGRLDVVVANFNARRVDTARVAKWRFRPSGRLFHWKISS; via the coding sequence TTGTTATGTCTTGAAACAGCGTATCTTTCGCTACCTCAACATTCCTTTTTCTTTTCCCAGCATGAAACACTTTTTTACTTCTACCGCGAATCGTTTCTTCAGCTACGCACGGCGCTGCTGCTGGCGCTGGGCGCGGCGGGGCCGGTGGCCTGGGGGCAAAGCTTTGCGCCCAAAATCGACTTTCCCACGGGGACAGCTCCTAACTGTGTAGCGCTGGGCGACGTCAATGGCGACGGACGGCTGGACATGGTGACGGGCAGCGGGACCACCGCTATGGCTTCTGTGTTGCCGGGTCAGGCAGGCGGAGGATTTGGTCCCAAAGCTGATTTCACAACCACCTCCGTTCCTCACCAGCTGGTGTTGGGCGACATCAATGGCGATGGAAGGCTCGATGTTGTCGTGGCTAATTTTAACGCGCGCCGTGTCGATACTGCCAGGGTTGCCAAGTGGCGGTTTCGGCCTTCAGGCCGATTATTTCACTGGAAAATCAGTAGCTGA